From one Candidatus Chlorobium masyuteum genomic stretch:
- a CDS encoding class I SAM-dependent methyltransferase produces MNQFDRYTDDYNALLNESLSLVGGFNDYYLSRKVEVVKKYIGVKKIKFVLDFGCGLGDTSLMLRNAYPDAQIIGVDISELSIERAREKYQKIDFFCISDEEFIATYTACFDVIYVANVFHHVPINERVQVIGILKTMLACKGQIFFFEHNPYNPLTKWVVSRCEFDQDAILLLSRETRMLFKSSGFHIERTVYFLFFPYMFRNLSKIEDLFSWLPFGAQYCVVASLI; encoded by the coding sequence ATGAATCAGTTTGATCGATACACTGACGATTATAACGCTCTACTCAATGAATCATTGTCTCTGGTTGGCGGATTTAATGATTACTATTTGAGCAGAAAAGTTGAAGTTGTAAAAAAATATATAGGGGTAAAAAAGATAAAATTTGTATTAGATTTTGGCTGTGGACTTGGCGATACCTCATTGATGCTTCGCAATGCCTACCCTGATGCGCAAATTATCGGTGTAGACATTTCTGAACTATCTATAGAAAGAGCTCGTGAGAAATACCAGAAAATTGATTTTTTTTGTATTTCTGATGAAGAATTCATTGCGACCTACACAGCGTGTTTCGATGTGATATATGTTGCTAATGTTTTCCATCATGTCCCGATTAATGAAAGAGTGCAAGTGATTGGGATATTAAAAACCATGCTTGCCTGTAAAGGGCAAATCTTCTTTTTTGAACACAATCCATATAATCCACTAACAAAATGGGTGGTTTCTCGTTGTGAATTCGATCAAGATGCGATACTCCTTTTATCTCGGGAGACCCGCATGCTTTTTAAATCTTCAGGTTTTCACATAGAGAGAACGGTGTATTTTCTCTTTTTTCCATATATGTTTAGAAATCTGTCAAAAATTGAAGATTTATTTAGCTGGTTGCCATTCGGAGCTCAATACTGTGTTGTAGCGTCCCTTATATGA
- a CDS encoding class I SAM-dependent methyltransferase — MHYTLNAEDAKIKCPVCNCGSYFWVRLNNVLLNKCDECNHVFTDIVSIAKEETYGSEYYLNTHRNWFKNPNYKLFSIIAENIKSCNAKSLLDVGCGDGALLNYLGRILGDIELNGIDLSAVVPREAGFTFLQGDFMTFDFKRKFDVIVSLAVIEHINDVSSYVQRVHGLLNSDGTAYLMTVNSSGILYRLSYLLRRLGVDSVFNRLYDPHHLNHFSKQSLSRLLTKEGLFRVEKIINHNAPLAAIDCPASNNLIERMMRLGVGIVFFIGKITQKTYLQTIIVSKIS; from the coding sequence ATGCACTACACTCTAAATGCTGAAGATGCAAAGATAAAATGTCCTGTTTGCAATTGCGGTTCTTACTTTTGGGTTAGGCTGAATAATGTATTGTTAAATAAATGCGATGAATGTAATCATGTATTTACCGATATAGTTTCCATCGCTAAAGAAGAGACTTATGGTAGTGAATACTATTTAAATACCCATCGTAATTGGTTTAAAAATCCCAACTATAAATTGTTTTCAATTATAGCTGAAAATATAAAAAGTTGTAATGCAAAATCTCTTTTGGATGTGGGTTGTGGTGACGGGGCACTGTTAAATTATTTAGGAAGAATATTGGGTGACATAGAGTTAAATGGAATTGATCTCTCTGCAGTTGTACCGCGAGAAGCAGGATTCACTTTTTTGCAGGGAGATTTCATGACTTTCGATTTCAAAAGAAAATTTGATGTTATCGTTTCGCTGGCTGTAATCGAGCATATAAATGATGTCTCTTCGTATGTTCAGAGAGTACATGGGCTTTTAAACAGTGATGGTACTGCATATTTGATGACAGTGAACAGTAGTGGTATTCTGTATAGACTGTCATATTTATTAAGACGATTAGGGGTCGATTCTGTGTTCAATCGATTATATGATCCACATCATCTGAATCATTTTAGCAAACAGAGCCTATCCCGCTTATTAACAAAAGAAGGTTTATTCCGGGTAGAAAAAATAATTAATCATAATGCGCCTTTAGCTGCAATTGATTGCCCTGCAAGTAATAATTTAATTGAACGGATGATGAGGTTAGGTGTTGGTATTGTTTTTTTTATCGGGAAAATCACTCAAAAAACTTATCTTCAAACGATTATTGTTTCCAAGATAAGTTGA
- a CDS encoding NAD-dependent epimerase/dehydratase family protein, whose protein sequence is MSRIWVIGSHGLLGQALCWNHTRNGNVLFVPNERFNWGDEKILLCQITSAVKAFSVFVSESDKWEIYWAAGIGSMNSLACDLNTETRALERLLHQIELDERLIRKTGAIAFSSSAGSIYAASQDFIINENSAVTPTTDYAQVKIAQEQIISEFTNRNQCITSLLARLSTLYGAHQSFGKRQGLLTHIARCILKKQPIKIYVPLDTIRDYIAVDDAALIMIHSLRAIKDPISSIKIIASEQPTTIANIISSFKSITRHAPQIVNSVSELSFVYSRRMTFRSIVYPDFNRFITTNLFVGISRIFASELAAIKKCNN, encoded by the coding sequence ATGAGTCGCATATGGGTAATCGGAAGTCATGGTCTTTTAGGTCAGGCATTATGCTGGAATCATACCCGTAATGGTAACGTGTTATTTGTTCCGAATGAGCGTTTTAATTGGGGCGATGAGAAAATACTGTTATGTCAAATTACTTCAGCAGTAAAAGCATTTTCTGTGTTTGTTAGTGAGTCGGATAAATGGGAAATTTATTGGGCGGCCGGAATAGGTTCTATGAACAGTTTAGCTTGTGATCTCAACACTGAAACCAGAGCGCTTGAGAGATTACTTCATCAAATAGAGTTGGATGAACGTTTGATCCGCAAAACCGGTGCTATTGCATTTAGCAGTTCTGCAGGTTCAATTTATGCGGCATCTCAGGACTTCATTATCAATGAAAATAGTGCTGTAACTCCCACAACAGACTATGCACAAGTAAAAATTGCTCAGGAGCAAATAATTTCAGAATTCACAAATAGAAATCAGTGTATTACATCATTATTAGCGCGTCTATCAACTCTATATGGTGCTCATCAATCATTTGGAAAACGTCAGGGGCTTTTAACGCATATCGCGAGATGTATTCTGAAAAAGCAGCCTATAAAGATTTATGTCCCTTTAGATACTATTCGGGATTACATCGCAGTTGACGATGCGGCGTTAATAATGATACATTCATTAAGAGCAATAAAGGATCCAATCTCGAGTATTAAAATTATTGCTTCTGAACAACCTACTACAATTGCGAATATAATTTCAAGCTTCAAAAGCATTACCCGGCATGCTCCTCAAATTGTTAATAGTGTTTCAGAGTTAAGCTTTGTATATTCACGACGTATGACTTTTAGATCAATCGTTTACCCTGATTTTAATAGATTTATAACCACAAATCTATTCGTTGGTATTTCACGAATATTTGCTTCTGAGTTGGCTGCGATCAAAAAATGTAATAATTAA
- a CDS encoding glycosyltransferase → MTHKHLVSLVIPVYAGKKTLPLLMEEILPLTFEQRSPNGNQYIICEVLLVHDCGPDASDRIIEELSAEYQFVRPVWLTRNFGQHAATLAGMASATGDWIATIDEDGQQAPGDIGLLLDRALAESQQVVYAQPIMPPPHGWLRNLLSRTAKGIAHKLLDSPNSGQFNSFRLIDGEIGRILAAYCGNGIYLDVALSWIAGRIGYCPVMLRHEMARPSGYSYMKLLAHFWHMIIALGTRPLRFITIMGLFSVAIAASLAGYVIFLKMFGDMPIQGWTSLIITIAFFSGCILTALGVIAEYLALSLTIAMGKPLYMVSTKPTRSGTIR, encoded by the coding sequence ATGACCCATAAGCATCTCGTCTCTCTGGTTATTCCTGTTTATGCCGGCAAAAAAACGCTTCCATTGCTTATGGAGGAAATTTTGCCGTTGACGTTTGAACAGAGGTCGCCAAACGGTAATCAGTATATCATTTGCGAAGTGCTGCTTGTTCATGACTGCGGACCGGATGCATCAGATCGAATCATAGAAGAACTCAGTGCTGAATACCAATTTGTCAGGCCGGTGTGGCTGACCCGGAACTTTGGCCAGCATGCAGCAACTTTAGCAGGAATGGCAAGTGCCACCGGTGATTGGATTGCTACCATAGACGAAGATGGCCAGCAAGCACCTGGTGATATAGGTCTTCTTCTTGATAGAGCATTAGCTGAATCTCAGCAGGTAGTCTATGCTCAACCGATAATGCCGCCCCCTCATGGGTGGCTCCGAAATTTGTTAAGCAGAACGGCGAAAGGAATTGCTCATAAGTTACTTGATAGTCCTAATTCTGGTCAATTTAACAGTTTTCGGCTGATTGATGGTGAAATAGGACGGATTTTAGCGGCTTATTGCGGGAATGGAATATATCTGGATGTTGCTTTATCATGGATTGCCGGGCGAATCGGGTATTGTCCTGTTATGTTGCGACATGAAATGGCAAGGCCATCCGGATATTCCTATATGAAACTACTGGCTCATTTTTGGCACATGATCATTGCTTTAGGGACACGGCCCTTACGATTTATTACGATCATGGGTTTGTTTTCTGTTGCAATTGCTGCTTCTCTTGCTGGATATGTAATTTTTTTGAAGATGTTTGGCGATATGCCTATTCAAGGCTGGACCTCACTTATTATAACAATAGCTTTCTTTTCCGGCTGTATTTTGACTGCCCTTGGTGTTATAGCAGAGTATCTCGCTTTAAGCCTTACTATTGCGATGGGGAAACCATTATATATGGTCAGTACGAAGCCAACAAGGTCTGGGACTATCAGATGA